One genomic segment of Amycolatopsis sp. WQ 127309 includes these proteins:
- a CDS encoding type I polyketide synthase, whose protein sequence is MTTEPEDGMEPIAVVGLAGRVPGAATMAEFWRNQRDGVESVTRFSTRQLVDAGWPAEMVTHPDYVPAAAVVDDADEFDAEFFGYTAQQAELSDPQQRLFVECVWHALEDTGHDPSRFDGAVGVYAGCFANKYLPLNLLANARFRRSLAAFSARPYNDKDFLATRAAYLCNLRGPAMTVQTACSTSLVAIHLACQALLGHECDMALAGAVALPIPLIGGYPLVAGGIFARDGHCRPFDAAAGGTIPGYGVTVVALRRLSDALADGDHIRAVIRGTAVNNDGSTKFGFSAPNMQAQAEVIATAHAVAGVPSETIGYVEAHGTGTPLGDPIEVAGLTKAFDTRERGFCALGSVKANVGHLDAAAGAVGFARAVLALEHGEIPPSINFETPNPALVLDRTPFYVPTTARPWTRGATPRRAGVSAFGVGGTNAHVVLEEAPARPDAVPARGTQVLVLSARTGKALAAAAGNLAGHLDRHDDVDIADVAYTLQAGRSGFPVRRHLVCRDRTEAVAALRALAGSASATGVVPARQVVFGFPGSGSCHPDAAAAVYRDEPVFAEQVDRCAELARPRLGYDLRRLLFPSTVDGLEAGRDDPGGGPAAAFALQWSLARLWQSWGVEPAAMIGVGDGEYVAACLAGVLDLADAVDVTIAGAGIRSRAGGGGVPDLPAAEFAGEVAGYELKPPQVPYTSGVTGTWIGPEEAVEPSYWARHLRGPDRFTDGLRELAGERGRILLELGTGSVLTEAVARQGITELVALSALPPADAGRSGPAHLLDTAGRLWQSTVDINWDAVHGPARPRRVSLPGYPFQRRRYWIGPDTGSYEPLGLEEASWTSRSLPS, encoded by the coding sequence GTGACCACCGAACCGGAAGACGGGATGGAGCCGATCGCGGTCGTCGGGCTGGCCGGGCGGGTGCCCGGAGCGGCCACCATGGCGGAGTTCTGGCGCAACCAGCGGGACGGCGTCGAGTCGGTCACCCGGTTCAGCACCCGGCAGCTGGTCGACGCCGGGTGGCCGGCCGAAATGGTGACCCACCCCGACTACGTGCCCGCCGCGGCGGTCGTCGACGACGCCGACGAGTTCGACGCGGAGTTCTTCGGGTACACCGCGCAACAGGCGGAGCTCAGCGATCCACAGCAGCGGCTCTTCGTCGAGTGCGTCTGGCACGCGCTCGAGGACACCGGACACGACCCGTCGCGCTTCGACGGCGCCGTCGGTGTCTACGCCGGGTGCTTCGCCAACAAGTACCTGCCGCTGAACCTCCTCGCGAACGCGCGGTTCCGGCGGTCGCTGGCGGCGTTCTCCGCGCGGCCGTACAACGACAAGGACTTCCTCGCGACGCGGGCGGCCTACCTGTGCAACCTGCGTGGCCCCGCGATGACCGTCCAGACGGCGTGTTCCACGTCGCTCGTCGCCATCCACCTCGCCTGCCAAGCGCTGCTGGGGCACGAATGCGACATGGCGCTGGCGGGTGCGGTGGCACTGCCCATTCCGCTGATCGGCGGTTATCCGCTGGTCGCGGGCGGGATCTTCGCCCGCGACGGCCACTGCCGGCCCTTCGACGCCGCCGCCGGCGGGACCATTCCCGGGTACGGCGTCACGGTCGTGGCGCTGCGCCGGCTGAGCGACGCGCTCGCGGACGGCGACCACATCCGCGCGGTGATCCGGGGTACGGCGGTCAACAACGACGGCTCGACGAAGTTCGGCTTCAGCGCGCCGAACATGCAGGCGCAGGCCGAGGTGATCGCCACCGCGCACGCGGTCGCCGGCGTCCCGTCGGAGACTATCGGCTACGTCGAGGCGCACGGCACCGGCACCCCGCTCGGCGACCCGATCGAGGTGGCCGGGCTGACCAAGGCCTTCGACACCCGCGAACGCGGGTTCTGCGCGCTCGGCTCGGTGAAGGCCAACGTCGGTCACCTGGACGCGGCCGCCGGAGCGGTGGGGTTCGCCCGGGCCGTGCTGGCCCTCGAACACGGCGAGATCCCGCCCAGCATCAACTTCGAGACGCCCAACCCGGCGCTGGTGCTGGACCGCACTCCGTTCTACGTGCCGACCACCGCCCGTCCCTGGACCCGGGGCGCGACACCGCGACGGGCCGGCGTCAGCGCGTTCGGTGTCGGCGGCACCAACGCGCACGTGGTGCTCGAGGAGGCGCCGGCGCGGCCGGACGCCGTGCCCGCACGCGGGACGCAGGTGCTCGTGCTGTCCGCGCGCACCGGGAAGGCCCTGGCGGCCGCGGCCGGCAATCTCGCCGGCCACCTGGACCGCCACGACGACGTGGACATCGCGGACGTCGCCTACACCCTGCAGGCCGGCCGGTCCGGGTTCCCGGTCCGCCGGCACCTGGTGTGCCGCGACCGGACCGAAGCCGTCGCCGCCCTCCGGGCGCTGGCCGGGTCCGCGTCCGCCACCGGCGTGGTGCCCGCCCGGCAGGTCGTCTTCGGGTTCCCGGGCAGCGGTTCCTGCCACCCGGACGCCGCCGCGGCGGTCTACCGCGATGAGCCGGTGTTCGCCGAGCAGGTGGACCGTTGCGCCGAACTGGCGCGGCCACGGCTCGGGTACGACCTGCGCCGGCTGCTCTTCCCGTCCACAGTGGACGGTCTGGAGGCCGGCCGGGACGACCCGGGCGGCGGGCCGGCGGCGGCCTTCGCCCTGCAGTGGTCCCTCGCGCGGCTGTGGCAGTCGTGGGGCGTCGAGCCCGCCGCGATGATCGGCGTGGGTGACGGCGAGTACGTGGCGGCCTGCCTGGCCGGAGTGCTGGACCTGGCGGACGCCGTCGACGTCACCATCGCCGGTGCCGGGATCCGCTCCCGCGCCGGCGGCGGCGGGGTGCCCGACCTGCCCGCGGCCGAGTTCGCCGGCGAGGTGGCGGGTTACGAGCTCAAACCGCCGCAGGTGCCCTACACCTCCGGCGTGACCGGAACCTGGATCGGCCCGGAGGAGGCCGTGGAGCCCTCCTACTGGGCCCGCCACCTCCGCGGACCGGACCGGTTCACCGACGGCCTGCGGGAGCTGGCCGGCGAGCGCGGCCGAATCCTGCTCGAACTCGGAACGGGCAGCGTGCTGACCGAAGCCGTCGCGCGGCAGGGGATCACGGAGCTGGTGGCCCTGTCCGCACTGCCACCCGCGGACGCGGGCCGGTCCGGCCCGGCCCACCTGCTCGACACCGCCGGCAGGCTGTGGCAGTCCACTGTGGACATCAACTGGGACGCCGTGCACGGCCCGGCGCGACCGCGGCGGGTGTCGCTGCCGGGCTACCCGTTCCAGCGGCGCCGCTACTGGATCGGGCCCGACACCGGCAGCTACGAGCCCCTGGGACTGGAGGAGGCGTCATGGACGAGCCGCTCGTTGCCATCGTAG
- a CDS encoding 3-hydroxyacyl-CoA dehydrogenase family protein codes for MGTGISTLVVGHGLPVVLVDVDEGVLERARAASATGLRHAQLTGALPAGRAPGKLRTTLSLGDAAEATVIIEAVTELPEKKAEVLAGLAALVRPGTPLISNTSGIPIDEMAAWVPRPEDLIGTHFMNPAYLIAMVEVIRGPKTADRTVESVLALLTRIGRRAVVVNDAPGFVTSRLLHPMINDAAQVIGAGTATVEEVDTLMQGCLGHPTGPLRTADLIGIDNLVDALNALHARTGDERCRPSKVLLDKVRLGELGRKSGRGFYVYSEAKS; via the coding sequence ATGGGCACCGGGATCTCGACGCTCGTCGTCGGGCACGGCTTGCCCGTGGTGCTGGTGGACGTCGACGAGGGCGTGCTGGAGCGCGCCCGCGCGGCGTCCGCCACCGGGCTGCGGCACGCCCAGCTGACGGGGGCGCTGCCGGCCGGGCGCGCCCCGGGGAAGCTGCGCACGACACTTTCGCTGGGCGACGCCGCGGAGGCGACGGTGATCATCGAAGCGGTCACCGAGCTGCCCGAGAAGAAGGCGGAGGTGCTCGCCGGCCTCGCGGCCCTGGTCCGGCCCGGGACTCCCCTGATCTCCAACACCTCCGGCATCCCCATCGACGAGATGGCGGCGTGGGTGCCCCGCCCGGAAGACCTCATCGGGACGCACTTCATGAACCCCGCGTACCTCATCGCGATGGTCGAGGTGATCCGCGGCCCGAAGACCGCGGACCGGACCGTCGAGTCGGTGCTGGCGCTGCTGACCCGGATCGGGCGGCGGGCGGTGGTGGTCAACGACGCACCCGGGTTCGTGACGAGCCGGCTCCTGCACCCGATGATCAACGACGCCGCGCAGGTGATCGGGGCCGGTACCGCCACCGTCGAGGAGGTGGACACCCTGATGCAGGGCTGTCTCGGTCATCCGACGGGTCCCCTGCGCACCGCGGACCTGATCGGCATCGACAACCTCGTCGACGCCCTGAACGCGCTGCACGCCCGGACCGGGGACGAGCGGTGCCGCCCCAGCAAGGTTCTCCTGGACAAAGTCCGGCTGGGTGAGCTCGGCCGGAAAAGCGGCCGTGGCTTCTACGTCTACAGTGAGGCAAAGTCATGA
- a CDS encoding acyl carrier protein → MNSEQQTEKATFDTDAVIDEISRFVAEQTGTRPEADQDLFATGVANSMFAMQLVVFLEQAYSVTVAGPDLQLFNFLTVKSMAALTARLRAESAAGCDV, encoded by the coding sequence ATGAATTCGGAACAGCAAACCGAAAAGGCGACCTTCGACACGGACGCCGTCATCGACGAGATCAGCAGGTTCGTGGCCGAGCAGACCGGGACCCGGCCCGAAGCGGACCAGGACCTCTTCGCCACCGGGGTGGCCAACTCCATGTTCGCCATGCAGCTGGTGGTGTTCCTGGAACAGGCCTACTCCGTGACGGTGGCCGGACCGGACCTGCAGCTGTTCAACTTCCTCACGGTCAAGAGCATGGCCGCGCTGACCGCCCGGCTCCGGGCGGAGTCCGCCGCAGGCTGCGATGTCTGA
- a CDS encoding acyl-CoA dehydrogenase family protein produces the protein MSDGLPPGHADTWRFVEDNAGAWDIAGEIPRTVLSGLGAAGFLCAEVAKEHGGLGMLGQQSGELTAYAGSLCSSVRSVMTSQGMAAWMVQRLGTREQRARFLPQLTGGRLAAVAFSEPEAGSDLGAMTAELRFTGDTVVVDGHKTWITAAVYADLIVVVAKAGGDAAAVVVPADAEGVRIEKVPHPLGCRAAGHAHVRLDGVRVPAANVLGGTGLSLPFLITTALSYGRMSVAWGCAGILRGCLRAVTGHAKARRQFGKPIAEHQLVSRMVADLYAAEQVATAVCRHAAECWESGSPDQVIATVLAKHVSATEAVRGTASAVQIMASAGASDGHVVARGYRDAKLMEIIEGSSEICRLELARHALAAGTGPVRREAQ, from the coding sequence ATGTCTGACGGGCTTCCCCCCGGCCACGCGGACACCTGGCGCTTCGTCGAGGACAACGCCGGCGCCTGGGACATCGCGGGCGAGATCCCGCGCACCGTCCTGAGTGGACTCGGTGCGGCCGGCTTCCTCTGCGCGGAGGTGGCGAAGGAACACGGCGGCCTCGGCATGCTCGGCCAGCAGAGCGGGGAGCTGACCGCGTACGCCGGGAGCCTGTGCAGTTCCGTGCGCAGCGTGATGACGTCGCAGGGAATGGCGGCGTGGATGGTGCAGCGCCTGGGCACCCGCGAACAACGGGCCCGGTTCCTGCCGCAGCTGACCGGCGGCCGGCTCGCGGCCGTCGCCTTCAGCGAACCCGAGGCCGGCAGCGACCTCGGGGCGATGACCGCCGAGCTGCGGTTCACCGGCGACACCGTGGTCGTCGACGGCCACAAGACGTGGATCACCGCCGCGGTGTACGCCGACCTGATCGTCGTCGTCGCGAAGGCCGGTGGCGACGCGGCGGCGGTCGTCGTGCCGGCGGACGCCGAGGGGGTCCGGATCGAGAAGGTCCCGCACCCCCTCGGCTGTCGCGCGGCCGGGCACGCGCACGTCCGGCTGGACGGCGTCCGGGTGCCGGCCGCGAACGTCCTCGGCGGCACCGGGCTGTCGCTGCCGTTCCTGATCACGACGGCACTGTCCTACGGCCGGATGTCGGTGGCGTGGGGCTGCGCCGGCATCCTGCGCGGCTGCCTCCGCGCGGTGACCGGGCACGCGAAAGCCCGGCGGCAGTTCGGCAAGCCCATCGCGGAGCACCAGCTGGTGTCCCGGATGGTCGCCGACCTCTACGCCGCGGAGCAGGTCGCCACCGCCGTGTGCCGGCACGCCGCCGAGTGCTGGGAGTCGGGCTCGCCCGACCAGGTGATCGCCACCGTCCTCGCGAAGCACGTGAGCGCGACCGAGGCCGTGCGCGGAACCGCGTCGGCCGTGCAGATCATGGCCTCGGCGGGCGCGTCGGACGGCCACGTGGTCGCCCGCGGTTACCGGGACGCCAAGTTGATGGAAATCATCGAGGGAAGCAGTGAGATCTGCCGGCTCGAGCTCGCCAGGCACGCCCTCGCGGCCGGGACCGGTCCGGTACGGCGGGAGGCGCAGTGA
- a CDS encoding HAD family hydrolase yields MSEPITTVKCVVWDLDNTLWKGTLLEDDDVVIADHVRETITGLDSRGILQAVASKNDHGPAWERLEALGVAEYFVLAKIGWGPKSSSVRTIADELKFAHHTIAFVDDQPAERAEVGFHLPEVRCYPAESIPDLLDLPEYTPATVTTDSRRRREMYQSNVRRQAEQESFDGPSEAFLRSLELVMEIGRATADDLSRMEELTLRTSQMNATGVHYSDADLRALLDDSRHEVLAVTMSDRFGSHGAVGVALLEKDPAVWHLKLLATSCRVVSFGAGATVLNWLVGEAATAGAHLVADFRPTARNRIMDVAYRFAGFTDEPCACLAGLPAPDSAETRRLHLTPGPRPAPTTLHLTALRLATA; encoded by the coding sequence GTGAGCGAACCGATCACCACGGTCAAGTGTGTCGTCTGGGACCTGGACAACACGCTGTGGAAGGGCACCCTGCTCGAGGACGACGACGTGGTCATCGCCGACCACGTCCGCGAAACCATCACCGGTCTCGACTCCCGCGGCATCCTGCAGGCCGTCGCCAGCAAGAACGACCACGGCCCGGCCTGGGAGCGCCTCGAAGCCCTCGGCGTCGCCGAGTACTTCGTGCTCGCCAAGATCGGCTGGGGCCCGAAGTCGTCGTCGGTGCGCACGATCGCCGACGAGCTGAAGTTCGCCCACCACACGATCGCCTTCGTCGACGACCAGCCGGCGGAGCGCGCGGAGGTCGGGTTCCACCTGCCGGAGGTGCGCTGCTACCCGGCCGAGTCGATTCCCGATCTGCTGGACCTGCCCGAGTACACGCCGGCCACGGTGACGACCGACTCGCGCCGGCGTCGCGAGATGTACCAGTCGAACGTGCGCCGCCAGGCCGAGCAGGAGTCGTTCGACGGGCCGTCGGAGGCGTTCCTGCGCTCGCTGGAGCTGGTGATGGAGATCGGCCGCGCCACGGCGGACGACCTGTCCCGGATGGAGGAGCTGACCCTGCGGACGAGCCAGATGAACGCGACCGGCGTCCACTACTCCGACGCCGATCTGCGTGCTCTCCTTGACGATTCGCGCCACGAGGTCCTGGCGGTGACGATGAGCGACCGCTTCGGCTCGCACGGCGCGGTCGGTGTCGCGCTGCTGGAGAAGGACCCGGCGGTGTGGCACCTGAAGCTCCTGGCCACCTCGTGCCGGGTGGTGTCCTTCGGCGCGGGGGCGACCGTGCTGAACTGGCTGGTGGGCGAGGCGGCGACGGCCGGCGCGCACCTCGTCGCGGACTTCCGGCCGACGGCCCGGAACCGGATCATGGACGTCGCGTACCGGTTCGCCGGGTTCACCGACGAGCCCTGCGCCTGCCTTGCCGGACTGCCGGCCCCGGACAGCGCGGAGACGCGACGCCTGCACCTCACCCCCGGCCCGCGTCCGGCACCCACCACCCTGCACCTGACCGCGTTGCGGCTGGCCACGGCCTGA
- a CDS encoding O-methyltransferase, whose translation MADQIVATPEIHEYVRAVSLRDDPLLAELRAVTAGLPGGTAMQVMAEEGQLLALLVGLSGARSVLEIGTFTGYSTLCMARALPPGGVVVTLDLDGRWPAIGADYWQRAGVAERIEVRIGDAAKTLVTLAEEGGDERFDLVFIDADKAGYGTYYEAALGLVRREGLIVIDNTLFFGRVVDPAVRDPDTVAVRALNSALRDDPRVDIAMLTMADGITLARKR comes from the coding sequence ATGGCAGATCAGATCGTGGCGACACCGGAAATCCACGAGTACGTCCGCGCGGTGTCCCTGCGGGATGACCCGCTGCTGGCCGAGCTCCGGGCGGTGACCGCGGGCCTGCCGGGCGGCACGGCCATGCAGGTGATGGCCGAGGAGGGTCAGCTGCTGGCGCTGCTGGTCGGCTTGTCCGGGGCCAGGTCGGTGCTGGAGATCGGGACCTTCACCGGCTACAGCACGTTGTGCATGGCGCGGGCGCTGCCTCCGGGCGGCGTCGTCGTCACCCTCGACCTCGACGGCCGGTGGCCCGCGATCGGCGCCGACTACTGGCAGCGCGCCGGAGTCGCCGAGCGCATCGAGGTCCGCATCGGCGACGCGGCGAAGACGCTGGTCACCCTCGCGGAAGAGGGCGGTGACGAGCGGTTCGACCTCGTGTTCATCGACGCGGACAAAGCCGGCTACGGGACGTACTACGAGGCGGCGCTCGGCCTGGTGCGGCGGGAAGGGCTGATCGTCATCGACAACACGCTCTTCTTCGGCCGGGTGGTCGACCCGGCCGTCCGGGACCCGGACACCGTCGCGGTCCGGGCGCTCAACTCGGCTCTGCGCGACGATCCGCGGGTGGACATCGCGATGCTCACGATGGCCGACGGGATCACCCTCGCCCGCAAGAGGTGA
- a CDS encoding class I SAM-dependent methyltransferase, with the protein MTTMSDLDKISANQEGFNLRARAHLQSSYYDVEKFKQGHNMLRKLEREELGDVRGRSLLELQCHIGVNSLSLARLGAQVTGTDISDEAIDIANGLAGELDLDAKFVQANLYDLPQVLDGQFDMVFTGYGTLSFLPDIPRWAEVAASFVKPGGTLTIVEIHPILNLFDDVDGELRVARSLFRSRQVHHEMSKSYADKIDDAVEVEKHSIYGWRWTVEEVVNALIGAGLTIEHLREVPYDARQRLPLMESDGDHNWRISGDPIPLSFACVARK; encoded by the coding sequence ATGACCACGATGAGCGACCTCGACAAGATCTCGGCCAACCAGGAGGGCTTCAACCTGCGCGCGCGGGCGCACCTGCAGTCGTCGTACTACGACGTGGAAAAGTTCAAGCAGGGCCACAACATGCTGCGCAAGCTGGAACGGGAGGAGCTGGGCGACGTCCGCGGCCGGTCTCTGCTGGAACTGCAGTGCCACATCGGCGTCAACTCGCTCTCGCTCGCCCGGCTGGGTGCGCAGGTGACCGGCACCGACATCTCGGACGAGGCGATCGACATCGCGAACGGCCTCGCCGGCGAGCTGGACCTCGACGCGAAGTTCGTCCAGGCGAACCTCTACGACCTGCCCCAAGTGCTCGACGGGCAGTTCGACATGGTGTTCACCGGGTACGGCACCCTCTCGTTCCTGCCCGACATCCCCCGTTGGGCCGAGGTGGCGGCGAGCTTCGTCAAGCCGGGCGGCACCCTCACGATCGTGGAGATCCACCCGATCCTCAACCTCTTCGACGACGTCGACGGCGAACTCCGGGTGGCCCGCTCGCTCTTCCGGTCCCGGCAGGTGCACCACGAGATGTCCAAGAGCTACGCCGACAAGATCGACGACGCGGTGGAAGTGGAGAAGCACTCCATCTACGGCTGGCGGTGGACCGTGGAGGAGGTGGTGAACGCCCTCATCGGCGCCGGTCTGACCATCGAGCACCTCCGCGAGGTCCCCTACGACGCGCGGCAGCGGCTCCCGCTGATGGAGTCCGACGGGGACCACAACTGGCGGATTTCGGGTGACCCGATCCCGCTGTCGTTCGCCTGCGTCGCGAGGAAGTGA
- a CDS encoding helix-turn-helix transcriptional regulator — MTAGPEYGDVLEPSTAAVLPAGSLDTVPRRSRLLPEGQRVLVKVHLDLAKAAATSANHRLGGSTPVGQLMAEVLVRQGLYEYAEEVLPRQPAGDAPLARRTRWAVTAAAIKYWGAGDVEAAHRVLRDVGSPVTAAHRAGLLLLDGRTRAALAAGENVLADRPVPDEAIPPAVITVVVAAGLAGRFGQALAAATRPGRDRPRSAEIGYAHCFVLLLAGQVRQAHRMADDGYRDAVAAGSVAVAAGWLALRGAAAKTRGDLTAAIADLETASHLFDSGSSGPMLAPCLAELAVARAVSGDLAGAEQTRLLADRAPGCRMFVPWLTLSRAWITAAGGDTTLAARQARTAADVAMASGQYAVEAMARYDVSRLGDPNAVRHRLAELADVVQGPLVPAMASAAAALARSDPGALDVATAKFTELGMDLFAAETATAAAALRQAATPAPGVARPDAATPLLRLTARLAGLTRRERDVALLAAGGFTSPAIGHRLGLSARTVDNYLGRAYQKLGVTSRRELAPLVAGDRPHRPVHAEGNHR; from the coding sequence GTGACGGCGGGTCCGGAGTACGGCGACGTCCTGGAGCCCTCCACGGCCGCGGTCCTGCCGGCAGGTTCGCTCGACACGGTGCCGCGGCGGAGCCGGTTGCTCCCCGAAGGACAGCGAGTGCTGGTCAAGGTGCACCTCGACCTGGCCAAGGCGGCGGCGACCTCGGCGAACCACCGCCTGGGCGGCAGCACCCCGGTCGGCCAGCTCATGGCCGAGGTGCTGGTGCGGCAAGGGCTGTACGAGTACGCCGAGGAGGTGCTGCCCCGCCAGCCTGCCGGCGATGCCCCGCTGGCCCGCCGCACCCGCTGGGCCGTGACCGCGGCGGCGATCAAGTACTGGGGAGCGGGTGACGTCGAGGCCGCGCACCGCGTGCTGCGCGACGTCGGCAGCCCGGTGACCGCGGCTCACCGGGCCGGCTTGCTGCTGCTGGACGGCCGCACCCGCGCGGCACTGGCCGCGGGGGAGAACGTACTGGCCGACCGGCCGGTACCCGACGAGGCGATCCCGCCGGCGGTGATCACCGTGGTCGTCGCGGCCGGCCTGGCCGGCCGGTTCGGCCAAGCGCTCGCGGCCGCCACCCGGCCCGGCCGGGACCGGCCCCGGTCCGCCGAGATCGGGTACGCGCACTGCTTCGTGTTGCTGCTCGCCGGCCAGGTGCGGCAGGCGCACCGGATGGCCGACGACGGGTACCGGGACGCGGTGGCCGCCGGAAGCGTCGCGGTGGCCGCCGGCTGGCTGGCTCTGCGCGGCGCGGCCGCCAAGACCCGGGGCGACCTGACGGCCGCCATCGCCGATCTCGAGACCGCCTCGCACCTGTTCGACAGCGGCAGCTCGGGTCCGATGCTGGCGCCGTGCCTGGCCGAGCTCGCCGTGGCCCGCGCCGTGTCCGGTGACCTGGCCGGCGCCGAGCAGACCCGGCTGCTCGCCGACCGGGCACCCGGGTGCCGCATGTTCGTCCCGTGGCTGACCCTGAGCCGGGCGTGGATCACCGCGGCGGGCGGCGACACCACGCTCGCCGCCCGGCAGGCGCGCACGGCAGCCGACGTCGCCATGGCTTCGGGGCAGTACGCCGTCGAAGCCATGGCCCGCTACGACGTGTCCCGGCTCGGCGATCCGAACGCCGTACGGCATCGCCTCGCCGAGCTCGCCGACGTGGTGCAGGGGCCGCTCGTGCCGGCGATGGCGAGTGCCGCGGCCGCGCTGGCCCGGTCCGATCCCGGGGCCCTGGACGTCGCCACGGCGAAGTTCACCGAACTCGGGATGGATCTGTTCGCCGCGGAGACCGCCACCGCCGCGGCCGCCCTGCGGCAGGCCGCCACGCCCGCCCCAGGCGTCGCGCGCCCGGACGCGGCCACCCCGCTGCTGCGGCTCACGGCCCGGCTGGCCGGGCTCACCCGGCGCGAACGGGACGTCGCGCTGCTGGCCGCCGGCGGGTTCACCAGCCCCGCCATCGGGCACCGGCTGGGACTGTCCGCCCGCACCGTCGACAACTACCTGGGCCGGGCCTACCAGAAGCTGGGGGTGACCAGCCGTCGGGAGCTGGCCCCACTGGTGGCCGGCGACCGTCCACACCGACCCGTCCACGCCGAAGGGAACCACCGATGA
- a CDS encoding MFS transporter, whose amino-acid sequence MPPAVAGAETPSRRRLGWILALLAFAQCIYAIDYSIVFVALPDIGSGVGFSAHTLQWVVSAYAVAFGGFLLLGGRAADLFGRRRVFAFGLFLYAVSSLAGGLASDPTVLIVARAVQGIGGAFLAPATLSLVTTTFAEGPERNRALAIWGGAGGSGMILGSLLGGVLTGAFGWASIFFANVPLAGGAMLLTFFIIPKDADRRGARRKFDLPGALTATVGATLLVFTLVQGPVSGWTSPPILIGGAIAVIVLAGFLVIEGRGRDPLLPLRLLRNRNLSTGTVVVFVFMGTFGALPYFYTVYFQSVLGYNATLSGIAFLTPCVGVLIGNLSGGKLVTRLGARTTLIIALITGAIGTAAFAVTISATGSYLALVPGVFVLSIGQGTIFTAMYAAATTGVAEENQGIASGIASTGQQVGAAVGLAVLVAVLNAGHEGLTGEALRVATADGLRTTMWVTVVGILLIVLVTLNFRRVPAAPVAEPEKQVDMNPAV is encoded by the coding sequence ATGCCTCCTGCTGTCGCCGGCGCCGAGACGCCGTCCCGCCGACGCCTCGGCTGGATCCTGGCCCTGCTGGCTTTCGCCCAGTGCATTTACGCCATCGACTACAGCATCGTTTTCGTGGCGCTGCCCGACATCGGTTCCGGTGTCGGCTTCTCCGCGCACACCCTCCAGTGGGTCGTCAGCGCCTACGCCGTCGCCTTCGGCGGCTTCCTGCTGCTCGGCGGCCGTGCGGCCGACCTGTTCGGCCGCCGCCGGGTGTTCGCCTTCGGGCTGTTCCTCTACGCGGTTTCCTCGCTCGCCGGCGGGCTCGCGAGCGACCCGACGGTCCTGATCGTGGCGCGTGCTGTGCAGGGGATCGGTGGCGCTTTCCTCGCCCCGGCAACGCTTTCCCTGGTCACCACCACCTTTGCCGAAGGACCGGAGCGCAACCGGGCGCTGGCGATCTGGGGTGGTGCCGGCGGCAGCGGCATGATCCTCGGTTCGCTGCTCGGCGGCGTGCTGACCGGCGCCTTCGGCTGGGCGTCGATCTTCTTCGCCAACGTCCCGCTCGCCGGTGGTGCCATGCTGCTCACCTTCTTCATCATCCCGAAGGACGCCGACCGGCGGGGCGCCCGGCGCAAGTTCGACCTGCCCGGCGCGCTGACCGCGACCGTGGGGGCGACGCTGCTGGTGTTCACCCTCGTCCAGGGACCGGTGTCGGGCTGGACCTCGCCGCCGATCCTGATCGGCGGGGCCATTGCGGTGATCGTGCTCGCCGGGTTCCTCGTCATCGAGGGTCGCGGCCGCGACCCGCTGCTGCCGCTTCGCCTGTTGCGCAACCGGAACCTGAGTACGGGTACCGTCGTCGTCTTCGTGTTCATGGGGACGTTCGGTGCGCTGCCCTACTTCTACACCGTCTACTTCCAGTCGGTGCTCGGTTACAACGCGACGCTGAGCGGGATCGCCTTCCTCACGCCGTGTGTGGGCGTGCTGATCGGCAACCTGTCCGGCGGGAAGCTGGTCACCCGGCTCGGGGCGCGCACCACGCTGATCATCGCGCTGATCACCGGGGCCATCGGCACCGCGGCCTTCGCGGTCACCATTTCGGCGACCGGGTCGTACCTGGCGCTGGTGCCCGGGGTGTTCGTCCTGAGCATCGGCCAGGGCACCATCTTCACCGCGATGTACGCGGCGGCGACCACCGGTGTCGCGGAAGAGAACCAGGGCATCGCCTCGGGGATCGCCTCGACCGGTCAGCAGGTCGGCGCCGCGGTCGGGCTCGCCGTTCTGGTGGCGGTCCTGAACGCCGGGCACGAGGGGCTGACCGGTGAGGCGTTGCGCGTCGCCACCGCCGACGGGCTGCGCACCACCATGTGGGTCACCGTGGTGGGCATTCTGCTCATCGTGCTGGTCACGCTGAACTTCCGGCGGGTTCCGGCGGCTCCGGTGGCCGAACCCGAGAAACAGGTTGACATGAATCCGGCCGTCTGA